A DNA window from Parafrankia discariae contains the following coding sequences:
- a CDS encoding ATP-binding protein, with the protein MSTGGRPGPPGGGLVGAEPQRHAIESESDVVRVRQVVRNLAVAAKLSLVDQTKMVTAASELARNTLVYGGGGSMTIDIVDNGRRRGVRAVFTDAGPGIPDIDLALTDGWTSGGGLGLGLSGSRRLVDDFAIESSPGAGTTVRVVKWSR; encoded by the coding sequence GTGAGCACAGGTGGGCGGCCCGGCCCGCCGGGCGGTGGGCTGGTGGGCGCCGAGCCGCAGCGCCACGCGATCGAGTCGGAATCCGACGTCGTCCGGGTACGCCAGGTCGTGCGGAACCTCGCCGTGGCGGCGAAACTCTCCCTCGTCGACCAGACGAAGATGGTCACGGCGGCCAGTGAGCTGGCCCGCAACACCCTCGTCTACGGCGGCGGGGGGTCGATGACGATCGACATCGTCGACAACGGCCGCCGGCGGGGGGTGCGCGCGGTCTTCACCGACGCCGGCCCCGGTATCCCCGACATCGACCTCGCGCTCACCGACGGCTGGACCAGCGGCGGCGGCCTGGGGCTCGGGCTGTCCGGCAGCCGTCGCCTCGTCGACGACTTCGCCATCGAGAGCAGCCCTGGCGCGGGCACCACCGTGCGGGTGGTGAAGTGGTCGCGCTGA
- a CDS encoding response regulator transcription factor, which produces MFRWAVQQLLIREPDIATAVIGENGGELRSTLWSTGGTRLDVVFVDFGASVHSVAEVIADVAGLGRVLAVSESRDRDDAISVLTAGAAGYLISSEPCSMFAVAVRAVAAEGFYLSAGLSDAVFPTVAPRQLPASSAQAGLPRLSEREEQVLSLIAEGLTHGQIAARLGVAVTTVNTYVKRMRAKLLLGNKAELVRVAVERRLMSYARASPDRPGGPAPGRVAVDGVPG; this is translated from the coding sequence TTGTTCAGGTGGGCTGTCCAGCAGCTGCTGATCCGTGAGCCTGATATCGCCACCGCGGTCATCGGCGAAAACGGCGGTGAGCTGAGGAGCACACTGTGGTCGACGGGCGGGACCAGACTCGATGTCGTCTTCGTGGATTTCGGCGCCAGTGTCCACTCGGTGGCGGAGGTGATAGCGGACGTCGCCGGCCTCGGTCGGGTGCTGGCCGTGTCGGAGTCGCGTGACCGGGACGACGCGATCTCCGTGCTGACGGCCGGGGCCGCCGGATACCTCATCAGCAGCGAACCCTGCTCGATGTTCGCCGTCGCGGTCCGCGCCGTTGCCGCCGAGGGATTTTATCTGTCCGCCGGCCTGTCCGACGCCGTTTTTCCCACAGTGGCGCCGCGACAGCTGCCGGCGAGTTCCGCGCAGGCCGGTCTGCCGCGGCTGTCCGAACGGGAGGAGCAGGTACTCAGCCTGATCGCCGAGGGACTGACCCACGGTCAGATCGCGGCCAGACTGGGAGTGGCGGTGACCACCGTCAACACCTATGTCAAGCGGATGCGCGCGAAACTCCTGCTGGGCAACAAAGCGGAACTGGTGCGGGTCGCGGTGGAACGCCGCCTGATGTCCTACGCCCGCGCGTCCCCGGACCGGCCCGGGGGGCCGGCACCCGGCCGCGTCGCCGTGGACGGAGTCCCGGGCTGA
- a CDS encoding STAS domain-containing protein, producing the protein MERIPVLKMGNLLLVSIQVDLQDQLALDLQDDLAERIVATGARGVLIDISALDIVDSFIGRMLSTIASLSRLLDAETVVVGMRPTVAITLVELGLYMPGVRTALTLEHGLELLGAEVRVTTRADEGFDLDEAGSRAEAGSTAAGSGAEAGAVAAGSGGAVGTSAG; encoded by the coding sequence ATGGAACGGATCCCCGTCCTGAAGATGGGCAATCTGCTCCTGGTCTCCATCCAGGTGGACCTGCAGGACCAGCTCGCGCTGGATCTCCAGGACGACCTCGCGGAGCGGATCGTGGCGACCGGCGCCCGCGGGGTGCTGATCGACATCTCGGCGCTGGACATCGTCGACAGCTTCATCGGCCGGATGCTGTCGACGATCGCGTCCCTGTCCAGGCTGCTGGACGCGGAGACCGTCGTGGTCGGCATGCGCCCGACGGTCGCCATCACGCTGGTCGAGCTCGGGCTGTACATGCCGGGGGTGCGCACCGCGCTGACGCTGGAACACGGGCTGGAACTGCTCGGCGCCGAGGTCCGCGTGACCACCCGGGCGGACGAGGGCTTCGATCTCGACGAGGCCGGGAGCAGGGCCGAGGCCGGGTCGACCGCCGCCGGCAGTGGTGCCGAGGCCGGCGCGGTCGCCGCCGGGTCCGGTGGCGCCGTGGGGACCAGCGCCGGGTGA
- a CDS encoding ATP-binding response regulator has translation MALAGPGTPGGDSWELAAVRVDSEPDVFAARQLARVVGAAAGLDGQDQVRLATAVSEVGRETLPAGGALAVFRLNRPAGLAVLITADRPLAGDAPGLRAAARLVDVTVAPGGASRVVALARPLAPGTVVDEALRAHLRRAVAASAPLAPVDELRVQNNELVSALEELKNQQNELLRLNAELEETNKGVLALYNQLSSELEQTNRGVVALYAELDERGMALEKVNETKTRFLRSVSHELRSPVNSVLGLARLLLDPVADPLTAEQRRQVELILASSDDLLLLVNDLLDLAKAESGRLTPNLDEVDIHGVLAHVEGTQRPLAIRPGVRLVFEEPAGIGTLRTDESLLGRVLRNLVGNALKFTERGEVRVAVRSTGRDGTTGRAETTGGPGDAGAGPGDDTVSFVVRDTGIGIAPDDVERVFDEFYQAQSHLHAQVRGTGLGLPYARRVCQLLGGRLELESVLGTGSTFTVTLPRDSSTAVGATAIEPAAGEALADLDPPWVETALVVDDDPAFRTMMRSLLADRAGRVVEAADGSEALAVLRAELPDVVFLDLMLPQLDGRAVLSAMADDPVLRDIPVVVVTWSDHEAVGGRGGFGSAVAVLAKSTLSARTIDGALTRARADWQ, from the coding sequence ATGGCTCTAGCGGGTCCGGGTACCCCTGGCGGCGATTCGTGGGAACTGGCGGCGGTGCGGGTCGACAGCGAGCCGGACGTGTTCGCGGCCCGCCAGCTGGCCCGGGTGGTCGGGGCCGCGGCCGGCCTCGACGGGCAGGACCAGGTCCGGCTCGCGACGGCGGTGAGCGAGGTGGGCCGCGAGACGCTGCCGGCGGGGGGCGCGCTGGCTGTCTTCCGGCTGAACCGGCCCGCCGGGCTGGCCGTCCTGATCACCGCCGACCGCCCGCTGGCCGGTGACGCTCCCGGGCTGCGCGCCGCGGCTCGTCTCGTGGACGTCACGGTCGCCCCGGGCGGGGCGTCCCGGGTGGTCGCGCTCGCCAGGCCGCTCGCCCCGGGAACGGTCGTCGACGAGGCACTGCGCGCCCACCTGCGCCGGGCGGTGGCGGCCAGCGCGCCGCTCGCACCGGTCGACGAGCTCCGGGTGCAGAACAACGAGCTGGTCAGCGCCCTGGAGGAGCTGAAGAACCAGCAGAACGAGCTGCTGCGCCTCAACGCCGAGCTGGAGGAGACCAACAAGGGTGTCCTCGCCCTTTACAACCAGCTCTCCTCGGAGCTGGAGCAGACCAACCGCGGGGTCGTCGCGCTCTACGCCGAGCTGGACGAGCGGGGCATGGCGCTCGAGAAGGTGAACGAGACGAAGACCCGGTTCCTGCGCAGTGTCAGCCACGAGCTGCGGTCGCCGGTGAACTCGGTGCTGGGCCTGGCGCGGCTGCTGCTCGACCCGGTCGCGGATCCGCTCACCGCCGAGCAACGCCGCCAGGTCGAGCTGATCCTGGCCAGCTCCGACGACCTGCTCCTGCTGGTGAACGATCTTCTCGACCTGGCGAAGGCGGAGTCCGGCCGGCTCACCCCGAATCTCGACGAGGTGGACATCCACGGGGTGCTCGCGCACGTGGAGGGCACGCAGCGGCCGCTGGCGATCCGGCCGGGAGTCCGGCTGGTCTTCGAGGAGCCGGCCGGGATCGGCACGCTGCGTACCGATGAGAGCCTGCTCGGCCGGGTGCTGCGCAACCTCGTCGGGAACGCGCTGAAGTTCACCGAGCGCGGCGAGGTGCGGGTCGCCGTGCGCTCCACGGGCCGGGACGGGACCACGGGACGGGCCGAAACCACAGGCGGCCCCGGTGACGCGGGAGCCGGGCCGGGCGACGACACGGTGTCCTTCGTGGTCCGCGACACCGGCATCGGCATCGCGCCGGACGACGTCGAGCGGGTCTTCGACGAGTTCTACCAGGCGCAAAGCCATCTGCACGCCCAGGTCCGCGGCACGGGGCTCGGTCTGCCCTACGCCCGCCGCGTCTGCCAGCTGCTGGGTGGCCGCCTGGAGCTGGAGAGCGTTCTCGGCACGGGTTCGACCTTCACCGTCACGCTTCCCCGCGACTCGTCGACCGCCGTGGGCGCGACGGCCATCGAGCCGGCGGCCGGGGAGGCCCTGGCCGACCTCGATCCCCCCTGGGTGGAGACCGCGCTCGTGGTGGACGACGACCCGGCCTTCCGCACGATGATGCGGTCGCTGCTGGCCGATCGCGCCGGACGGGTCGTCGAGGCCGCCGACGGGTCGGAGGCCCTGGCCGTGCTCCGCGCGGAGCTCCCCGACGTGGTCTTCCTCGATCTGATGCTGCCCCAGCTGGACGGCAGAGCGGTACTCTCCGCGATGGCGGACGATCCGGTGTTGCGGGACATTCCGGTGGTCGTGGTGACCTGGAGCGACCACGAGGCCGTCGGTGGCCGGGGCGGGTTCGGCTCGGCGGTGGCCGTCCTGGCGAAGTCGACGCTCAGCGCGAGAACGATCGACGGCGCGCTCACCCGGGCACGGGCAGATTGGCAGTGA
- a CDS encoding STAS domain-containing protein — MLRARLTAAELGRELGELYNALVTGLSADGADLRAESFAELRAVLAELSASRARQGFTSRETAITVFSLKDAAAVVLEKDGVSFRDYRNFSEFVDELGVFTFESYVQTRDRVIVDQSNQLLELSTPVIKLWEGILAVPLVGTLDSARTQLVMESLLQALVETGSRHAIIDITGVGAVDTQVAQHLLKTVRAAQLMGADCVISGIRPQIAQTVVSLGIEFGEIVTKATLAEALALALRRDGFQLRRSAAAERR; from the coding sequence CTGCTCCGGGCCCGGCTCACGGCGGCCGAGCTCGGCCGCGAGCTGGGCGAGCTCTACAACGCGCTCGTCACCGGCCTGAGCGCCGACGGTGCCGATCTTCGCGCGGAGTCGTTCGCCGAGCTGCGGGCGGTGCTCGCCGAGCTCTCGGCGAGCCGGGCGCGCCAGGGCTTCACCTCGCGGGAGACCGCGATCACGGTGTTCTCCCTGAAGGACGCGGCGGCGGTCGTGCTGGAGAAGGACGGCGTCAGCTTCCGGGATTACCGGAATTTCAGCGAGTTCGTCGACGAGCTGGGTGTCTTCACGTTCGAGAGCTACGTCCAGACCCGGGACCGGGTGATCGTCGACCAGAGCAACCAGCTCCTCGAGCTGTCCACCCCGGTGATCAAACTGTGGGAGGGGATCCTCGCGGTGCCGCTGGTCGGCACGCTGGACTCCGCCCGCACCCAGCTGGTGATGGAGAGCCTGCTCCAGGCGCTCGTCGAGACCGGCTCCCGGCACGCGATCATCGACATCACCGGGGTCGGCGCGGTTGACACCCAGGTCGCCCAGCACCTGTTGAAGACCGTGCGGGCGGCCCAGCTGATGGGGGCGGACTGTGTGATCTCCGGGATCCGCCCGCAGATCGCGCAGACGGTGGTGAGCCTCGGCATCGAGTTCGGCGAGATCGTGACCAAGGCGACGCTGGCCGAGGCGCTCGCGCTCGCACTGCGCCGGGACGGCTTCCAGCTCCGCCGCTCCGCCGCCGCCGAGCGCCGCTGA
- a CDS encoding ATP-binding protein: MEDVAWFEAVEPSAAGAARRAAVALAGQLGFDPARGAEVGVAVTEAMTNLIRHADDGRFLLRALRGLGGQAADGFALQFVAIDSGPGLADVPAVMRDGVTSAGTLGVGLGAIARLSSALDIHSTPGRGTAMVGTFLPDRRADLGRPDPGGNDGSRAFVTSLVAGLTRPITGETACGDAYAVRKAGDGVALLLCDGLGHGELAARAADEAVRIFREAPESNSPVELLRRIHQGISHTRGAAAAVAVLEPAAGVLRLAGVGNISGVILDGSRRSGLISRPGIAGHQARGLTETRHPLSPGSLVILHSDGVTPRFDLSAHPGVASHGALVVAATVLRDAGLRRDDASVLVAAVPRAPAQSWL, from the coding sequence GTGGAGGACGTCGCCTGGTTCGAGGCGGTCGAGCCGTCGGCCGCCGGCGCGGCGCGCCGCGCCGCGGTGGCGCTCGCCGGCCAGCTCGGCTTCGACCCGGCCCGCGGCGCCGAGGTCGGTGTCGCCGTCACCGAGGCGATGACGAACCTCATCCGGCACGCGGACGACGGCCGGTTCCTGCTGAGAGCACTACGAGGACTGGGCGGGCAGGCAGCGGACGGGTTCGCCCTCCAGTTCGTGGCGATCGACAGCGGCCCGGGGCTGGCTGACGTCCCCGCCGTGATGCGCGACGGCGTGACGTCGGCGGGCACCCTCGGGGTCGGCCTGGGCGCGATCGCCCGGCTGTCGAGCGCGCTGGACATCCATTCGACGCCCGGCCGCGGGACGGCCATGGTGGGCACGTTCCTGCCCGACCGCCGGGCCGACCTCGGCCGGCCAGACCCCGGCGGGAACGACGGGTCGCGGGCCTTCGTCACCTCCCTGGTCGCCGGTCTGACGAGGCCGATCACCGGTGAGACGGCCTGCGGTGACGCCTACGCCGTCCGGAAGGCCGGCGACGGGGTCGCGCTGCTGCTCTGCGACGGCCTGGGACACGGCGAACTGGCCGCCCGGGCCGCGGACGAGGCGGTCCGGATCTTCCGGGAGGCGCCTGAGTCGAACAGCCCGGTGGAACTGCTGCGGCGGATCCACCAGGGGATCTCCCACACCCGGGGCGCCGCGGCGGCGGTCGCGGTGCTCGAACCGGCCGCCGGGGTCCTCCGGCTCGCCGGCGTCGGCAACATCAGCGGTGTCATCCTGGACGGCTCCCGCCGCTCGGGCCTGATCAGCCGGCCCGGGATCGCCGGTCACCAGGCCCGCGGCCTGACGGAGACGCGGCATCCGCTGTCCCCCGGCTCCCTAGTCATCCTGCACAGCGACGGCGTCACGCCCCGGTTCGACCTGTCCGCGCATCCGGGCGTCGCCAGCCATGGGGCCCTCGTCGTCGCGGCGACCGTGCTGCGCGACGCCGGCCTGCGCCGTGACGACGCCTCGGTGCTCGTCGCGGCCGTGCCGCGGGCGCCGGCACAGTCATGGCTCTAG